The following coding sequences lie in one Alloacidobacterium dinghuense genomic window:
- a CDS encoding fumarylacetoacetate hydrolase family protein has translation MKLYRTKNAIFLFSDGNFYRLKENSLDALLAQDKLYDHCVAAISNAQPSSEFSEAEILPPIENQEVWASGVTYFRSRTARMEESKDAGGGDFYDRVYAAERPELFFKATGRRVVGHGDKVRIRSDAKWSVPEPELTLVLSSSGRIIGYTIGNDMSSRDIEGENPLYLPQAKVYDGSCALGPCILLRPDPLTRDTRIELKILRNGATAFAGKTALTELKREPQLLADYLFRDNSFPCGSFLMTGTGIVPPDAFTLQSGDQIDISIEHIGTLSNTVA, from the coding sequence ATGAAACTCTATCGCACGAAGAACGCCATCTTCCTTTTCTCCGACGGCAATTTCTATCGCCTCAAAGAAAATTCGCTGGATGCTTTGCTGGCACAGGATAAGCTCTACGATCACTGCGTGGCTGCGATCAGCAACGCACAGCCTTCCAGCGAGTTTTCTGAGGCCGAGATTCTGCCGCCGATTGAGAACCAGGAGGTGTGGGCTTCCGGCGTGACCTATTTTCGCAGTCGCACCGCCCGGATGGAGGAATCGAAAGACGCCGGCGGTGGTGATTTCTACGACCGCGTCTATGCGGCAGAGCGACCGGAGCTGTTCTTCAAGGCGACGGGGCGCCGCGTCGTCGGCCATGGAGACAAGGTCCGCATCCGCAGCGATGCAAAGTGGTCTGTTCCCGAGCCGGAGTTGACTCTGGTATTGAGCAGCAGCGGCAGGATCATCGGATACACCATCGGAAACGACATGAGCTCGCGCGACATCGAAGGGGAAAATCCGCTCTACCTTCCGCAGGCAAAGGTCTACGACGGCAGCTGCGCCCTCGGCCCGTGCATTCTGCTCAGGCCCGATCCACTAACCCGGGATACCCGGATCGAACTTAAGATCCTTCGCAACGGAGCGACAGCCTTTGCGGGCAAGACTGCGCTGACCGAACTCAAGCGCGAGCCACAGCTTCTAGCCGACTATCTCTTTCGCGACAACAGCTTTCCCTGCGGCAGTTTCCTGATGACAGGAACCGGCATTGTTCCCCC